Proteins from a genomic interval of Uloborus diversus isolate 005 chromosome 4, Udiv.v.3.1, whole genome shotgun sequence:
- the LOC129221287 gene encoding ERI1 exoribonuclease 3-like, protein MSYPFRCFPSLRGCLLKMNYPRKQSLRKCSRVVECADENQVHFNVPPFLKLPPRQPERRKQNYNYFLVLDFEATCDSPVNVMPQEIIEFPVLKVNSETFETESIFHSYVRPVANPELTDFCKQLTGITQDIVDDHPVFEDVFERFQRWMQKENLLKKNVTFALATCGDWDLKYMFPMQCKGLRIPVPDYMKKWINVKISFAEVSSVYPRNMITMMKYCQLQHEGKLHSGLDDTKNIARVLKDLADRGILLECNGQTY, encoded by the exons ATGAGTTATCCATTTAGATGTTTTCCTTCTTTGCGTGGTTGTTTGTTGAAAATGAACTATCCTAGAAAGCAGTCCTTAAGAAAGTGTTCGCGTGTCGTTGAATGTGCAGATGAAAATCAAGTACATTTTAATGTACctccatttttaaaattaccGCCGAGACAGCCTGAAAGAAGAAAGCAAAATTACAACTATTTTCTTGTTTTAGATTTTGAAGCTACTTGCGACTCACCTGTAAATGTAATGCCGCAG GAAATTATAGAATTCCCAGTCTTAAAAGTGAATAGTGAAACATTTGAAACTGAgtcaatatttcattcttatgttAGACCTGTTGCCAATCCAGAATTAACAGACTTCTGTAAACAG TTAACGGGCATTACTCAAGATATTGTTGATGATCATCCAGTATTTGAAGATGTGTTTGAG aGATTCCAGAGAtggatgcaaaaagaaaacttactCAAGAAAAATGTTACATTTGCTTTGGCCACTTGTGGGGACTGGGATTTAAAGTATAt GTTTCCAATGCAGTGCAAAGGACTCAGAATACCGGTGCCTGACTATATGAAAAAGTGgataaatgttaaaatt AGTTTTGCTGAAGTATCCAGTGTTTATCCTCGAAATATGATCACAATGATGAAATATTGTCAGCTGCAACATGAGGGAAAATTACATTCTGGACTAG ATGACACAAAAAATATAGCAAGGGTTTTGAAAGATTTAGCTGACAGAGGAATTCTTCTTGAGTGCAATGGTCAAACATactga